Below is a window of Strix uralensis isolate ZFMK-TIS-50842 chromosome 8, bStrUra1, whole genome shotgun sequence DNA.
ACAAACAAATTAGACCCAGGAGGTAATCAGAACATACTGAGGTTTTGGTTTTACTGCTATAGGATTATGTTTGAAAGgaacaggaataaaagaaaagtaTACTATCTTCATAATCAGCTATTCGAGACCCCCAGTTATTCTGTGGGTTAACTTTTGTAGGAggtaattttattgatttttttttttttttccccatctctgatCTCAGTTTGATAGCCTGAAAGCAGTTCAATTTGTATCATCTTTAGAGTAGGTGTCTGCTGCTTGGAAAAATGTCAGGATTATGAGTTTCACTGAATTATTCCTTTGGCATTTTTAAATGCCTTACGATATTTTTAGGTCTGGGGTATAGATGTTCCCTCTGAAAGGGCAGAAACATGCCTGGGAAAAGCACCAAGTGGCTTTGAGACATCGGAGGTAGCAGTCTGCCTTTCATCGCTTGGAAAGGCTGTTGGGAGGCCGGACTAGGAGAAGAAAAGGCCTTTAATTTCTGCTGCACAGCAGGGTTTCCCTGCATCGCCTGTGGAAAGGCTTTCCTAAAATACGGTTTAATTCCTGTGAAGTTGTTAACTGGATGCAGATTTTGTTGCTCTGCTAGGGTTCTTGATGGTGGAGTTGAGTGATAAAGGGCTGACCCTGGGATGCCATACACAAAATTGCAGAGGAGGTAACGCCGTGCCCCCCCAGGCAGTCTCTGCAGAGTCACCCGAGGCCACAGGCTGGAGAGGCTCCGCAAAGCTTCGCGGTTGCACGCAGCGGTGGGGCAACCGTCCTCGGTGTGATAAAGCTGAGAGAAATAGATGCAGAGCGTGATTTCTGGATACTTCCACAAAAAGTTGTAGATTTTACTTATGCAGCAGTGGTAAGCCTCGTTACAAGGGGAGTAATTTGAATAGAGGATGATGCATCCGATGTTTCCATAGGCATCTGTAACTGCATCCAGATAACCACCCACCCCAAACAGCATAGGTTCGGGATGGTAGCCTCGGTCAGTACAGTTTGTAGCATGGCCTTTCTGGACTATGCTGCCTGAGAAACTCCTCAGTTCATAGAAGAGGAGGTGTTTGTTTCGGAGAGTTGCTGTTGATCTGTATGGGAAGCCAAAGACCCTGTCAAATTCTGCGTAAGGGACTCTCGCTTCTTCACCAGTCCGTATGTGGTAGGGACACTTAGCGCAGATGTCGTTCTGTCTCTGCCAGCAATAGGGCTTTACCACAGTCCCCTGATTTGTCAGATATTCCTGGAAAATCGTTTTCTCTCCTGGATTCATGTTCTGTTGAAGAATCTCCCTGTTTATGTGCTACATAGCTGACAGTCCTGAATGAAAAAGGGAAGTAATATCTTAAGTCAACCCTTTGATTTATTTTGCACTTGAACTGCAAAAATAGTAGGGGACAGTCTCTTCAAAAATGTACTGAAACTTGTAGCAGCATATAGAAACTTAGTGATACACAGAACAAAGCTCTCTTGCAGCCTAGGAACATTTCTACTTTTCACAAGCTAGCCTTTTTGCTAAAAACATAAGTAGAAAATATTTGTCTCTGCTCTCTTACCCTAGACAGGACAAACTGCATAATAAAACCAGCCATGATTTTCAGGAACTGATTAGCAGATGAGCCTTATGAAATCTgacaaagcaaacaagaaaacaccACCCAAACCCAAAAGGTGTAATTACCAtctcagcagctccagctcagtAAATATTCATCTGATTTCCTTCACGGGCCTTTTAGGACCGGTTCAGAGTTTCCACTCCAGTGATATTGcaagctttcttttcaaaatcatatGTTGAAGAGGAAAGTTACTACTGCCTCCCCGGTTTtgtcagctgagctgtggcaGGATCTTTCCCAAGTGCTGTAACTTTGCTCCAGTTGCTTTAGGTGTTTACAGGTGCCAAGTGCTAGGAGACGAGAATACaaacaggattttcttctgtATGGCCAGCCAACTGTGGTAGTTAGGCTTCTGTTCTTTGCCTGTCAATATTTGTTTCCTATCTTAAGTGATTAAGGTTCCTTCGCTTCTTCAGCACTGTTTTGATACAAGGTTTTTACAGCCGAAAGATGGATGTTGTTCTACTGAATCTATTACTGAATTTGTTTCCAGGTCTTTGTTATTTCTGTGTGTAGCCGTCTGTTGTGCCAGCGGGGCAGAAAGCTCCTGTTGTGCTTCTGCTCTCCTACGCAGGCAACAAGGTTGTCCCTTCTTTAAGAAGTTTATGTGTCCCCCTCACTGCTGCAATTCAAGCAAGCAGTGGGCCATTTCATGAGTAagctaaatcacagaatcacagaatcatcaaggttggaaaagaccttgaggatcatctagtccaaccaaatCGTGCCTGCTTTTCTTGGGCAGGGTTCCAGATGAGGGCAACCACAAGTCTTATGTAGATGAACAACTTGTGACTCAAGCAGATAATTATTTTTTGGACTCAACTTTTGACTCAAgcagataattatttttcttcactgctggTCTAAGTGAGCCGCTCATCATCCCTGGATCCAGTTTAATTCTGTTACTACTTTTCTGACTATGTACAACATTTCCATCTGCATATTTTATTACAGCTTGTTTCTGCATTCCACGTTGTTTTGCCCTCTGACTGTCAGTATGTCATTTTCGTCTTAAATTACTAATTTGattcatttgctttgttttgcactCCTGATTCTATGCCAACTTCCATGTATTTTCCTGTGTTGGAGCTCTTTCCTGATCTAGGCCATTGTGCTGTTCTCATTCAGATTACTTCTAAAGATTGGCTTCCTGACATCAGGAATGCTCCATCTGTCATTGTTGATGTTTCTGTACCTTTTTGTTGTGCAGTTGTACTCTATAATGTGCATTACAACACAATCATGGCAGCGGTGTGTCTCAGAAAACGAAAAACGCATTTGCTACCCGACATAAAAAAGAGCAGGTCTGAAGAAGGGAGTGTATTTCTTTGTAGAGGGATGTTATGAGAGAGTTATCACCACCTCGCCAGTTCTCCTGCAGGTTGCCAAAATTGGTAAAGACAATTTGAAAAGCTGCAAATCTGGAGCAAGGTTCCCATCCCGTCCCTGCTGGTATTTTTGCAGAGGTGGAGCGGCCGCATGAGGGCAATGTTGCACACCAGAGATGTTTCCCGTTTTGTGCTGCTTGATCCGAGGCAACGGCTTGAACTCTGCTGCAGTGTGTTTAAAGGGATGCCAGCAGAGACGCTGACAATGTTAGATCTCCCtctaaaagctgccttttttttgtttgcttgttcggTGGTTTGACCTGATCAAAACCCAGCAAATATTCAGCCTTCTCAATTGATAGCGTCACATCCTTGCAGGATGGGAGTCAAATCCCAAACTACCCAGTTGGAAGGATTAATTGGAAGAGCATTCCCACAGCCCGAGCACATTTCGTGTGTGCCACGCCAGCCTTTGGCTCCTCTGCCAGCGCCATCCCCGGGAGCCGGCTGGGGCTCCCAGTGACAAGGGCAGCTCGCTCGGCCTCTGCGGGCTCCAGCCTTGccagccctctgccagctctgGCGAGCAGAGAGGGCCAGGGAGCAAGGATCCCAGTGGGGCTGGGAAGAGAAATGACAGAGGCTTCTCACTTGCCCTGTACGTCAGTCCCACAACCGATCATTTTGGGGGTGCAAAGAGGAAGGATGTTTACAAAAAGTGCAAGCCGAGCAAACTGGAAGAAACCTGACCACTCGTTATGTTCTCTGAATGGACCCATTTCTGGTTTGTGAGAAAGCAGAAagttggtttttcttccttttgttgcaTGGTCTTTTCTAAAGTAGAAAAATGGTGCGGATGTGTTACACAGAGAATCTCTTAAACTGAGGTATGCATGCACCTACACATGGATGCGTGTGGATTGAGCAGCTAATAGGCCCACTCATCATTCAGCTCTCTTGCAGAAAAAAGTTCGTTCCCAGGCACGATTTTATTTAGTAATACTGAACAACTTGGTAGCATTTGTCATCTTCAGAGTAGTTTATAAATCTGATCAAGTGGTTAAAATATAGACTGGTCTAAATGGCTCTCTCACTGGTATTTCTGCTGCATAGCATCACTTAGATCCCCTGCAGGGAAATTGTTAAAGGGGCTTCTGACTTTCAGGGGGCCTCATTTGTCACAGTGATCCCGATGCATC
It encodes the following:
- the APOBEC4 gene encoding putative C->U-editing enzyme APOBEC-4, with translation MNPGEKTIFQEYLTNQGTVVKPYCWQRQNDICAKCPYHIRTGEEARVPYAEFDRVFGFPYRSTATLRNKHLLFYELRSFSGSIVQKGHATNCTDRGYHPEPMLFGVGGYLDAVTDAYGNIGCIILYSNYSPCNEAYHCCISKIYNFLWKYPEITLCIYFSQLYHTEDGCPTAACNREALRSLSSLWPRVTLQRLPGGARRYLLCNFVYGIPGSALYHSTPPSRTLAEQQNLHPVNNFTGIKPYFRKAFPQAMQGNPAVQQKLKAFSSPSPASQQPFQAMKGRLLPPMSQSHLVLFPGMFLPFQREHLYPRPKNIVRHLKMPKE